AGGTGGGCCACGAGGCCCTCGACCTCGGCCTTGATCTCGGGGGTGTCGGGGGCGCCGGCGCACAGGATGACCTGGACGTCCGCGGGCAGCTGCTCGCAGGCGCGCAGCAGGTGCGGCAGGCCCTTCTGCCGGGTGATGCGTCCGACGAAGACGATGGTGGGGCGGTCGGGGTCGATGCCCAGGCGCTTGAGGGTGGTGGCGGCCTGGGCGTCGGCCTCCTGGCCCTGGGGGTGCTTCCATGCCTCGAGGTCGATGCCGTTGTGGACGACCTTGACGCGCTCGGAGTCGATAGCTGGGTAGCAGCGCAGGATGTCCTCGCGCATGCCGTTGGAGACCGCGATGATCCCGGAGGCGGACTCGTAGGCGGTCTTCTCCGCCCAGGAGGACAGGGCGTAGCCGCCGCCGAGCTGCTCGGCCTTCCAGGGACGCAGGGGCTCCAGGGAGTGGGCGCTGATGACGTGGGGGACGCCGTGAAGCAGCCCGGCCAGGTGCCCGGCGAGGTTGGCGTACCAGGTGTGGGAGTGGACGAGGTCGGTTCCCTCGGTGCCCTGGGCCATCTCCAGGTCGACTCCGAAGGTGCGCAGAGCGGCGTTGGCGCCGTCGAGCTCGGCGATCTCGGGGTAGCCGGTGACGCCGTCATCGGCGCCCTCGGTGCCGGGCTCGCGGGGGCCGCCGAAGGCGTGGACGCGCACGTCGGCCAGGGGGCGCAGGACCTTGGCGAGCTCGTTGACGTGGACTCCGGCGCCGCCGTAGATGAAGGGTGGGTACTCCTTGGTCAGCAGGTCGACCCTCATGGGTGTGCCTCTCCTCTGTCTGATGGATGGACTGACCGCGCCTTCCTCGGCGCAGGACGGGCGCCTGCGGTGGGGCGGGCGCCACACCCGACGTTATACGCACACGGGGCCCGGTGGGATCGTTCAGCGCCGGTGGTTTCCACCGACTCTGCTCAGAGGGGCCGGCGGCATCCGCTCCGCAGTGGAGGCGGGGCGACTCGCACGTGAGGAGTCGGGGACCGGATCAGGACGAGTCGCCCGGTGCTCGATCGTCCTGAACGACGCCTCAGGCAAGGATTCGGCGGAGAACCTACCCGGAATGTGACCCATTTGGCCCCGCAGGTCCCTCGAGCAACGTAAGGTGGGCCACATGGCTCAACCTCGTGTTCTCGCAATCGTCCTCGCTGGTGGCGAGGGCAAGCGCCTCATGCCCCTGACCGTCGATCGCGCCAAACCGGCCGTGCCCTTCGGCGGCATCTACCGCCTCATCGACTTCTCCCTGTCCAACATGATCAACTCCGGCTTCCTCAAGGTCGTGGTGCTCACCCAGTACAAGTCCCACTCGCTGGACCGTCACATCTCCAAGACGTGGCGCATGTCTGACATGCTGGGCAACTACATCGCGCCGGTGCCGGCCCAGCAGCGCGTGGGCAAGCACTGGTTCCTGGGAAGCGCCGACGCGATCTACCAGTCCCTCAACCTGCTCGACGACGAGCGGCCGGACTACGTGGTCATCACCGGTGCGGACAACATCTACCGCATGGACTTCTCCCAGATGCTGGACCACCACATCGCCTCTGGCCTGCCCTGCACCGTCGCGGGCATCCGTCAGCCCCGGTCCCTGGCGGACCAGTTCGGCGTCATCGAGACCGACCCGTCCGACCGCGGCAGGATCAAGGCCTTCGTGGAGAAGCCCAAGGAGACCCCCGGTCTGCCGGACTCCCCCGACGAGGTCCTGGCCTCGATGGGCAACTACATCATGAACGCCGACGCCCTCCTGGAGGCCGTGACGGTAGACGCCGCCGATGAGACCTCCAAGCACGACATGGGCGGCAGCATCGTGCCCTGGTTCGTCAACCAGGGGGCGGCCGGCGTCTACGACTTCAAGGACAACGACGTCCCGGGCTCCTCCGAGCGCGACCGTGACTACTGGCGCGACGTGGGTACCGTGGACGCCTTCTTCGAGGCGCACCAGGACCTCATCTCGGTGACCCCCGTGTTCAACCTGTACAACGACCGCTGGCCGCTGTTCGCCGGCTACCAGGCCGCGATGCCTCCGGCCAAGTTCGTCTACGGCCACCACGAGCGCCTGGGGCACGCGGTCGACTCGATCGTCTCACCGGGCGTCATCGTCTCCGGTGGTGAGGTGATCTCCTCGGTCCTGTCCCCCGGTGTGCGCGTCAACTCCTGGTCCTCGGTGCGCGAGTCCGTCATCATGGACGGGGCCGAGGTGGGCCGTAACACCGTGGTCAACCACGCGATCCTGGACAAGTACGTCAAGGTCGAGGAGGGCGCCATGGTGGGGATCGACCCCGAGCACGACCGCGAGCGGGGCTTCACCGTGACCGAGTCCGGCATCACGGTGGTGGCCAAGGGACAGATCGTCACCCGCTGACCGCAGGCTCACCGCCTTTGCAGTGCGCGCCGTCGCCCGAGCCTCCGGGCGGCGGCGCGGCCGTCTTCGTCTGCCGGCTCGCCCACTAGCATGGAGCCATGAGTGACACCTCTCGACACCGTGCCGGCGACTCCGCGGAGCTCAGTGGGGCGCTGAGCGAGGGCCCCTTAGTGACTGAGGGCCCCGGCCTGCTGGTCATGGACGTGGACTCCACCCTCATCGAGCAGGAGGTCATCGAGCTCATCGCCGAGCGCGCTGGGACCCGTGAGCTGGTCGCTGAGGTCACGGCCCGGGCGATGCGAGGGGAGCTGGACTTCGCGGCCTCCCTGCGTGAGCGGGTGGCGACTCTGGCCGGAGTCCCCCAGGGGGTCTTCGAGGAGGTCCTGGCCGAGGTGCGCCCCACTCAGGGGGCGGCCGAGCTCATTGAGACGCTGCACGCGCGCGGCTGCAGGGTGGGGGTCGTCTCGGGCGGTTTCGAGGAGGTCGTGGTGCCTCTGGCCGAGCGGCTGGGCATCGACCACGTGGCGGCTAACCGCCTGGAGGTGGAGGAGGGCCGTCTCACCGGTCGGGTTCTGGGGCGGATCGTGGACCGTCAGGAGAAGGTCCGCTGTCTGCTCACCTGGGCCCGGCAGGACGGTGTGCCCATGGAGCGCACCATCGCAGTGGGTGACGGGGCCAACGACCTGGGGATGCTGGAGGCCGCGGGGCTGGGGGTGGCGTTCTGCGCCAAGCCGGTGGTCGTGGAGCAGGCCGATGCTGCCATCCACGCGCGTGACCTGCGTGCCGTCCTGCAGCTGATCGGGGGTTGACCGGCTGCGGTTTCGGGGAGGTCCGGCCTCAGTCGCGCTTGCGGGCGGTGAAGATCTCCCGGATGCGGGCGCCCTTGGGCTCCAGGTCCGCCCAGGTGCCGGGGACGTCGATGATGACGGCGGTGGCCGTGGGCACCCCGAAGGAGATCTGGGAGGCAAGGTCGTCGTCGGTGTCGTGGAGGATGTGGGCGAGCACGGAGATCGTGGGCTCGTGGCCGACGACGACGACCGTTCTGGCGTCAGCACCGTCCTCGGCCAGGACCTTGAGGATGCCGTTGGGGCCCAGGTTGTAGATCTCCTCGCGCACGAGGGTGTCGGTGGGCTCGAGGCGGTCGCGGATGGGGCGGGCGGTCTCGCGGGCCCGGGCCGCCGGGGAGACCAGGAGCAGGTCGGTGGTCTCCAGGCGCTTGCGCAGCTCTTTGGCCAGCAGGCCGGCCAGGGCGGTGCCCTTGGGGGTCAGAGGACGTTCCAGGTCGGTGACGGCGTCGTGAGAGGCCTTGGAGTGTCGGACGAGCACGAGCCGGCGCATGGGATCCGTTGTCACGTCTCTACCTTACGGCACCGCGGCGCTGCCCGGATACGGTCCCGACGACGTCTCGCGCCCCGCCGTGCGCCTAGCGCCCCATGCCCAGGCCGCCGTCGACGCCGAGGATCGCACCAGTGACGTAGGCGGCCGCGGGTGAGGCCAGGAAGAGGACGGGGCCGGCGATGTCGGTGACGTCGGCGAAGCGCCCCAGGGGGATCTGCTCGAGGTAGGCGGTGCGGATGTGGTCGGGCAGGGAGGCGGTCATCGCCGTGGTGACGAAGCCGGGGGCGACGGCGTTGACGGTGATGCCGCGCGGTGCGAGCTCGCGGGCCAGGGAGCGGGTCAGCCCCTCCACACCGCCCTTGGCGGCGCCGTAGGCCGACAGGCCCACGCCTCCGCGTGCGGCGATGGCCGAGGAGACCAGGACGATGCGCCCCTTGCGGGCCCGCATCATGGCTGGTGTCACGGCGCGCACGGTGTTGAAGGTGCCGGTCAGGTCCGCGGAGATGACCTCGTCCCACATCTGGGAGGAGGTGCGGGCCGCCAGTGACTCCCGGTTGATGCCGGCCGAGGCCACGAGGACCTCGATGGGGCCGTGCGCCTCGGTGGCGGCGGCCAGGGCGGCGGCCAGGGCGGCGGGGTCGGTGACGTCGGCGGCCAGGGCCAGGGCGCCGTCGGGGGCCTCACCGGAGCGGGAGATGCCCGCCACCCGGTCGCCCTGTGCCAGGAACGCCTTCGTAACCGCCTCCCCGATCCCCCGGGAGGCTCCGGTCACGACGACGGAACGTGATATCGACGGCTCGGTCTCTTCGTTCATCAGCACAAGCACACAAGGTAATGCGTATCAGCACCCGCCATCAGCGATTCGTCATACGCTGATACTGATCCATCCCTGTTACTTCCTTCACAAGTGGTCTATACCTGTGCCTGTTCGGGGTCGCAGGGCGGGGCCGGTCACGGCCCTGACACCCGCCGTGTGTCAGCATGTCGGGGTGACGATGAGTGAGACCTCCCCCCGCCTTCCCGACGCCTGCGCCTCGGGCCGCGCGCCCGCGCCGCTGCGCATCGGGCCGCTGGTGGTGCCCACCCCGGTCGAGCTCGCCCCCATGGCCGGAGTCACCAACGCCTCCTTCCGCCGCCTGTGCCGGGAGATGGCTGAGGCAGCCCTGCCGGAGTCGCTGAGGCCCTCCCATCCCGGTCCGCTGCCCACGCCTGACGGCGGCCTGCTGGCCCCGGCGGGCCTGTACGTCACGGAGATGGTCACCACCCGCGCCCTGGTGGAGCGCAACGAGCGCACTCTGGCGATGGTGCGCACCGATCCGGCCGAGAGGGTGCGTTCCATCCAGCTCTACGGGGTCGATCCGGCCACGGTGGGGGCCGCGGTGCGGATCCTGGTCGAGGAGGATCTGGCCGACCACATCGACTTGAACTTCGGCTGCCCGGTCCCCAAGGTGACCCGCAAGGGCGGCGGGGCGGCACTGCCGTGGAAGCGAGACCTGCTGGCGGCGATCCTCACCGAGGCGGTGCGTGCCAGTGAGGCCGCCGTCCACGCCGTCGGGCGGGCGCGGCAGGTGCCGGTGACCATGAAGATGCGCCTGGGCATCGACGAGGAGCACGAGACCTTCCTCGACGCCGCCCGAGCCGCCGACAACGCCGGGATCGCGGCCGTGGCCCTGCACGCCCGCAGCGCGCGCCAGCACTACTCGGGCCAGGCCCGCTGGGAGGAGATCGCCCGGCTCAAGGAGGCCACCGACCTGCCGGTGCTCGGCAACGGTGACATCTGGCTGGGCGACGACGCGGTGCACATGATGGAGGACACCGGCTGCGACGGCGTCGTCGTGGGCCGCGGCTGCCAGGGACGGCCCTGGCTGTTCGCCGACATCGTGTCGGCCATGCACGGCTCGCCTGCGCGCACCCGCCCGGACCTGGACTCCGTCATCGAGGTCATCCGTCGCCACGGGCGGATGCTGGCCGAGGAGATGGGCGAGGACCGGGGGGTGCGTGACCTGCGCAAGCACGTGGGCTGGTACCTCAAGGGCTACCCGGTCGGCGGCGCGGCGCGCGCCGACCTCATGGGAATCCGGAGCCTGGACGAGCTCGACGCAGGCCTGGCGCGGATGCGCGCGCGCCTGCCCGAGGTCGTGGACTACCCCGGCGACATCGTCGAGGGCCCCCGAGGGCGGGCCGGCAGCCCCAAGACTCCCCGTCTGCCCGATGGCTGGCTGGACTCCCCCACCCTGGATGCGGCCCACCGCGAGATGCTCAGCCAAGCCGAGTCCGACGTCTCCGGCGGCTGAGACGGCGGCCCCACGGGGTCCTTGAGGCCGGTCATCGGCTGCTCGTCTACTCGTCGAGGACCGGGGTGACGCGGCACAGGGCCGCCGCGATCGCCGTGGTCGCCGGGATCGCCAGGACCAGGCCGATGGAGGAGATGAGGGTGCGCACGATCTCCTCGGCGATCTCACCCGACAGCATCGTGTCCAGCACGGCCCGGTCCATGAGGGCGGCGGCCAGGATGAGGGGCAGCGCCGTGCCGGCGTAGGCGAAGGCCAGGGTGTAGACGGTTGAGGCGATGTGGTCCCGCCCGATCCTCATCCCGCCGGTGAACAGGCGCGTGCGAGACAGCAGCGGGTTGGCGGCGTGCAGCTCCCACACCGAGGACGCCTGGGTGATGGTGACGTCGTTGAGGACACCGAGCCCGGCGATGACCATGCCGCAGGTCAGCAGCGTCTGCAGATCGATGTGCGTGCGCGAGGCCAGCAGACGGGCGGTCTCATCGACGTCGCCGGTCAGGTGGGCGGCGTCGGTCCCCCACAGGGCCAGCAGCACGGTCAGCACGATGCCGGCCACCGTTCCCAGCAGGGCGGTCGTGGTGCGGATGGACACTCCGTGGGCAACGTAGACGGCCGCCAGCATCATCGCCATCGATCCGACCAGGGTCACCGCCAGCGGGTGGGAGCCGGACAGGAGCGCCGGGATCATGAAGAAGGCGAGTACGCCGGTGGCCACCAGCAGGCCCAGGACGCTGAGGACGCCCTTGCGCCCGGCCACGGCGACGACGAGCACCAGGTAGACGACCGCCAGGGCGCCGACCGGGAGCTGGCGCTGGTAGTCGATGAAGGAGTAGGGGGAGCCGGACAGGATGGCCTGAGGCGAGTAGAGGACGACGAGCCGGTCACCGGCGTGGGCGAGCTTGCGGGGCTCACCCACCAGCTGGACCGGCATGACCAGGCCCTTGCCCTCCCCCTCGGTGATGCGGGCGCACACGTGGCCCTTGGCGAACTCCTCCGGCTTGACGCCGTTGACCTCCGTCAGGGCGCTCACCGAGCTCTGACAGCCCAACAGGTCCGTGGAGGTGATGGTGGCCTTGCCCACCGAGCCGCCCTCGGCGGTGAAGGAGCGCGAGCCGATGAGTGAGCTCTTGCCCGGCCAGAGCACGAACAGCCCGACGACGGTGGCCAGGACCAGGGCGCCGACGATGGCACCGAGCACGATCCGCACCCGGCGGATCTCCCCCGCATCCAGGTCCAGGGGCCCGGAGTGGGAGTGACTGTGGCCACTGCTGCTGTGACGGCCGTGGCCCCTGCTGTCCCGCCCCTCCTCAGCCAGCGGCTCGGGAAGGCTCTCGGTGGGGACGGACTCGTTGCTCGGGGAGGTCGAGTTGGTGCTCACCGTCCCATCATGCCCGCCCCGTGTCCCTGAGGTGAGCCAGGGACACGGGGCGGGACCCGGATGGTGGCCGGGCCGGCGAGACTTCAGTGAGGCTGCCGGCCTGCTCGGTGCGGGCGGCTCAGCAGCCGATGAGGCGCTCAGCCAGGTAGCGCTCGACACCCTCGAGCGGGATGCGCTCCTGGGCCATCGTGTCGCGCTCGCGCACGGTGACAGCCCCATCCTCGGGCGAGTCGAAGTCATAGGTCAGGCAGAAGGGCGTACCGACCTCGTCCTGGCGGCGGTAGCGACGGCCGACGGCGCCGGCGTCGTCGTACTCCACGTTCCAGGAGCGGCGCAGGCGGGCGGCCAGCTCCTTGGCCGGCCCGGTCAGCTCCTCCTTGCGGCTCAGCGGCAGGACGGCCGCCTTGACCGGGGCGATGCGCGCGTCGAGCTTGAGCACGATGCGCTTGTCCACCCCTCCCTTGGTGTTGGGGGCCTCGTCCTCGGTGTAGGCCTCCACGAGGAAGGCCATGAGCGAGCGGGTCAGGCCGGCGGAGGGCTCGATGACGTAGGGGGTCCAGCGCTCGGAGCGGGTCTGGTCGAAGTAGGACATGTCCTTGCCGGAGTGCTCGGCGTGGGTGGACAGGTCGAAGTCGGTGCGGTTGGCGATGCCCTCGAGCTCGCCCCACTCCGAGCCGGCGAAGCCGAAGCGGTACTCCAGGTCCACGGTGCGCTTGGAGTAGTGGGAGAGCTTCTCGGCGGGGTGCTCATACAGGCGCAGGTTGTCCTCGCTGATGCCCAGGTCGGTGTACCAGGCCTTGCGGTAGTCGATCCAGTACTGGTGCCACTCCTCGTCGGTGCCCGGCTCGCAGAAGAACTCCAGCTCCATCTGCTCGAACTCGCGGGTGCGGAAGATGAAGTTTCCCGGCGTGATCTCGTTGCGGAAGGACTTGCCCACCTGGCCGATGCCGAAGGGCGGCTTCTTGCGGGCAGCGCTCATGACGTTGGCGAAGTTGATGAAGATGCCCTGGGCGGTCTCGGGGCGCAGGTAGTGCAGGCCGGACTCGTCGTCGACCGGCCCGAGGTAGGTCTTGAGCAGGCCGGAGAACTCGCGCGGCTCGGTCCAGGAGCCCGGCTGGCCGGTGACCGGGTCGGGAACCATGTCGAGGGTGACATTCTCAGGGTCGAGGCCCTTGCGGGCGGCGTAGTCCTCGATGAGTTGGTCGGCGCGGTAGCGCTTGTGGGTGTGCAGGGACTCCACGAGCGGGTCGGTGAAGGCGCCGACGTGACCGGAGGCGACCCAGGTCTCACGCGGCAGGATGACGGAGGAGTCCAGCCCGACGACGTCGTCGCGCGAGCGGACCATGTACTGCCACCACTGGCGCTTGATGTTCTCCTTGAGCTCGACGCCCAGCGGCCCGTAGTCCCAGGCCGAGCGGGTTCCGCCGTAGATCTCGCCGCAGGGGAAGACGAAGCCGCGCCGCTTGGCGAGGTTGATGACGGCGTCGAGGCGTGAAGGGGTGGATGCCAACGGATGCTCCTTCAGGAGTGGTCGTGGTCCCGCCTGGTTGGTGGGGACGAGTGGTGTCAGTCTAGGCGGACAGGGGCCGAGCGTCGGTGAGGGGCCCGTCGCACCGCAGATGCGCATGCTCCACCGGGAAGGCCCTCACGACCACCGTTCAAACCGGCTCTCAGCAGCGCACACGCGGACTCGCCCGAGTTTGACGCAGGACCGGCAGAGTATGAGAATGATTCGCATGAATGTTTCACAGGCTCGTTCCCGTCGTCTCAACCGCGTCGTGGCGCTCGGAGCCACCCTGATGCTGGCTGCCGGCATGAGCGCATGCGGCGCCCTGAAGGGCGAGAGCTCATCAGACGCATCGGCACCGCACACGATCGCCCCGGGCAAGACCCTGACGGTCTCCACGTCCTTCTACCCGATCCAGTACCTGGCCGAGGCCATTGGCGGCAAGCTCGTCAAGGTCTCCACCGTGACCCCCTCCAACGTCGAGCCGCACGACTTCGAGCTCTCCGGCAAGGAGACCGCCGAGCTGGGCAAGGCCGATCTCATCGCCTACGTCCCCGGCTTCCAGCCCTCCCTGGACAAGGCCGTCAAGGAGGTCGGCTCCGGCCCCACCGTGGTGGACCTGAGCAAGCCGGCCAACCTCGTCCACCACGAGGGGGTTGAGGAGGAGCATGAGCACGAGCACGGCGAGGAGGCCTCCGACGGCGCCTCGGCCACGGCCAGTAGCGCCGCCACCGCGCAGGCCAGCGAGGCCGAGCACGACGAGCACGGCCACGATGAGCAAGCCGAGGGCGGTGAGGGGCACGATGGCGACCTCGACCCGCACTTCTGGCTCGACCCGGACCGCATGATCAAGGTGGCCGAGGCCCTTGAGGCCTCCTTCGCCAAGATCGACCCGGCCAACGCCAACGACTACAAGGCGGGCCTGGACAAGCTCAAGACGGCGCTGACCGGAGTGGACAACCAGTACAAGCAGGGCTTTACCAGCTGCCAGCACAAGACCTTCATCACCTCCCACGCCGCCTTCGGCTACATGGCCGAGCGCTACGGCCTGACCCAGGCCTCCATCTCCGGCATCGACCCGGAGACCGAGCCCAGCCCCGCCGAGATGGCCAACATCAAGTCGGTGGTCGAGAAGACGGGGGTCAAGACGATCTTCACTGAGGAACTGGTCTCCGACGCCCCCGCCAAGGCGATCGCCGCGGAGACCGGGGCGGAGACAAGCGTCCTCAGCCCCCTGGAGTCCAAGCCCGAGCAAGGCGACTACACCGACGCCATGACCGCCAACCTGGAGCGGCTCAAGTCCGCCATGGTGTGCAAGTAGCCTCAGGGCCCGGCCACCGAGCCCGGGTTCCCGAGCAGATGACGCCCCCTCAGATTGGCATGATCGCAACCGTATGACCTCATCATCTCCACCTTCACCAGCGTCTGTGACGACGCCGTCCGGTTCCCCCCGGGCGGCGTCGTCCGCGCTCGCCATTAAGGTCCGTGAGCTCAGCGTCGTCCTGGGCTCCTCCCTCATCCTGGACGACGTGAGCCTGGCCGTGGGCGGCGGCGAGTCCGTAGCGATCCTGGGCGCCAACGGCTCGGGCAAGTCCACCCTCGTCAAGGCCGTTCTGGGCCTGGTGCCCCTGTCCGGCGGCAGCATCGAGCTCCTGGGCACCCCCACCTCGCGCCGGCACAGGGTCCCCTGGGAGCGGGTCGGATACGTCCCCCAGCGGATCGGCGCCGGCTCCGGCGTCCCGGCCACCGCCCTGGAGGTGGTGCGCTCCGGGCTCCTGGGCCCGCGCCGGCCTTGGGCCGATCGGGGCCGGGCCGCCAAACGCAAGGCCATGGCCGCCTTGGACGCCGTGGGGCTGGCACACCGGGCCGCGGACCACGTCCAGGTCTTCTCCGGCGGGCAGGCCCAGCGGGTCCTCATCGCCCGGGCCCTGGTCCGCTCCCCCGAGCTGCTCATCCTCGATGAGCCTCTGGCCGGCATCGACCGCGCCAGCCGCGAGTCCCTGGCCGAGATTCTTCAGGGGCTGCGCGCGCAGGGGCTGACCCTGGTGACGGTTCTGCACGAAATGGGTGAGCTCGCCGACGTCGTCCAGCGGGCGATCCTCCTGCAGGACGGCCGGCTCGTCGCCGACGGCCCGGCCGGCGAGGTCGCTCATCTGCGCGACAGCGGGACCGGCGCGCCCCAAGGCGACCCGCACCGTGCCCACGCCGACTACGGCGCCGACGGCGACCACCACCCGGACGCCAGCGGCCCTCCGGCCCACCACGCCCCCGTCCTCGACCATCGGCTGCCTGACACGCGCCCTCATTCCGGTAGGAGCACCCGCCCATGATCGAGTTCGTCTCCGACATGCTTGCCAGTCCCCTCATCCAGCGGGCCTTCATCGTGGCGGTCCTGGTGGGGCTGGCCGCCCCGGTGGTGGGCACCTACCTGGTTCAGCGGGGTCTGGCGCTGCTGGGCGACGGGATCGGGCACATCGCCCTGACCGGCATCGCCCTGGGCTGGCTGGCCGGGGCCGCCGCCAACGTCACTCCTCACGACGCCTGGGCCGTGCCCGGGGCGATCCTCATCAGCGTGCTGGGAGCCGTGATGATCGAGGTCATCCGTGCCAACGGCCGAACTCGGGGAGACGTGGCCCTGGCGATCCTGTTCTACGGGGGCATCGCCGGGGGCGTCATCCTCATTCGTGTCGCCGGCGGGACGACGACGAATCTCAACTCCTACCTGTTCGGCTCGATCTCCACGGTCTCGGTCTCCGACGCCTGGTTCACCATCGCCCTGGCCACCCTGGTGCTCCTGGTGGGGCTGGGGCTGCGCGGCCCACTGTTCGCACTGTGCCACGACGAGGAGTTCGCCCACGCCTGCGGCCTGCCCACCGGCGCCCTCAACGTGCTGGTGGCGGTGGTGGCGGCACTGACGGTCTCGGTGTCCATGCGGGTGGTGGGGGCGCTGCTGGTCTCGGCGGTCATGATCGTGCCGGTGGCCATCGCCCAGCTCGTGTCGCACTCCTTCGCCCGCACCATGTACCTGGCGATGGGGCTGGGCGTGGTGGCCTGTGTGTCAGGTCTGACGATCACCTACCTGGTGGCGGCCTCTCCCGGCGCCATGATCGTGGTACTCCTAGTGGGGGGCTACGCCGTCGTCGCCCTCCTGTCCGGACTGCTGCAGCTCGTCAGCCGCTCGCGACGGCACCACATCACCTCAGGAGGCAGATCATGAGCGCAAGCAGCACGGCGCAGCGTCCCCGCGCCACGCGCCAGCGCGCCGCCGTCGCCGACATCCTCGCCCGCACTGACGAGTTCCGCTCAGCCCAGCAGATCCATGCCGCCCTGGAGGCCGAGGGCACCAAGGTGGGACTGGCCACCGTCTACCGCAACCTGCAGACGCTGGCGGAGTCCGGCGCGGTGGACCAGGTGCGCAGCGCCGAGGGCGAGGTCCTCTACCGGGCCTGTGAGGAGCAGGAGCACCACCACCACATCGTGTGCCGCCGCTGCGGCTACACCGTGGAGGTGTCCGGCGGCGAGCTGGAGGAGTGGATTCAGCGGGTCTCGACCCAGCAGGGCTTCACCCAGATGGAGCACACGGCGGAGTTCTTCGGTTTGTGCGCCACCTGCTCGGCCCAGGACGCCTCACAGGACTGAGCAGGTCTGACTGACCCGGTGTCCGAGCCGGGTTGTGCCGGGCGGCTGGCTACTGCCCGTCGTGGTGCGGTGACTCGTCAGCCTCGTCGTCCTCCGGGTCCTCGGCGCCGGTGGGTTGCTCGTGCAGCACCTTGTCCACGGCCCCGCCGTAGCGGCGCTCGCGCCCGGCGTAGGCCTCGCAGGCCTTCCACAGCTCGGTGCGGTTGAAGTCGGGCCAGGCCAGGGGCGAGAAGTAGAGCTCGGCGTAGGAGGAGGACCACATGAGGAAGTTGGAGGTGCGCTGCTCGTCGCCGGTGCGGATGAACAGGTCCACGTCCCGCATGGTGGGTGAGTAGAGGTAACGCTGGATGGTCTTCTCGTTGATGGAGGAGGCCTTGAGGCGGCCGGCGGCGACGTCCTCGGCGATGGCTCGGGTGGCGTCGGCGATCTCGGCCCGCCCGCCGTAGTTGATGCACAGGTTGAGGGTGAGGCCCGTGTTGTGCGCGGTGACGCGCTCGGCCTCACGCAGCTCATGCAGGACGGACTTCCACAGGCGCGGAGTGCGTCCGATCCAGCGCAACCTGACGTTCCAGGAGTTGAGGACATCGCGCTGGACGCGCAGGACCTTGCGGGCGAAGCCCATGATGAAACGGACCTCGCCCGGTGAGCGCCGCCAGTTCTCGGTGGAGAAGGCGTAGACGCTCAGCTCTTTGACGCCGATCTCGATAGCGCCGGCGGCGACGTCGAGCATATTGGCCTCCCCCACCCGGTGGCCCTCGGTGCGGGGCAGGCCGCGGGCGTTGGCCCAGCGCCCGTTGCCGTCCATGACGACGGCGACATGCTGGGGCAGGGCGGCGGCCGGCAGCACGGGTGGGGTCAGGCCGGGTCGGTGCAGGGGCGGGGCGGCCTCGACCGTCATGTCTCTGGCGACGTCTGTCATGGTTATGCCCTTTCCACCAGTGCGAGGGAGCGCAGGCGCCGCTCCAGGTACCAGGTCGTGTAGGCCGAGACGAGCCCGGAGGCCTGCGAGCGCTCGCGCTGGCCGGAGGCG
This region of Actinomyces oris genomic DNA includes:
- the glgC gene encoding glucose-1-phosphate adenylyltransferase produces the protein MAQPRVLAIVLAGGEGKRLMPLTVDRAKPAVPFGGIYRLIDFSLSNMINSGFLKVVVLTQYKSHSLDRHISKTWRMSDMLGNYIAPVPAQQRVGKHWFLGSADAIYQSLNLLDDERPDYVVITGADNIYRMDFSQMLDHHIASGLPCTVAGIRQPRSLADQFGVIETDPSDRGRIKAFVEKPKETPGLPDSPDEVLASMGNYIMNADALLEAVTVDAADETSKHDMGGSIVPWFVNQGAAGVYDFKDNDVPGSSERDRDYWRDVGTVDAFFEAHQDLISVTPVFNLYNDRWPLFAGYQAAMPPAKFVYGHHERLGHAVDSIVSPGVIVSGGEVISSVLSPGVRVNSWSSVRESVIMDGAEVGRNTVVNHAILDKYVKVEEGAMVGIDPEHDRERGFTVTESGITVVAKGQIVTR
- the glgA gene encoding glycogen synthase — its product is MRVDLLTKEYPPFIYGGAGVHVNELAKVLRPLADVRVHAFGGPREPGTEGADDGVTGYPEIAELDGANAALRTFGVDLEMAQGTEGTDLVHSHTWYANLAGHLAGLLHGVPHVISAHSLEPLRPWKAEQLGGGYALSSWAEKTAYESASGIIAVSNGMREDILRCYPAIDSERVKVVHNGIDLEAWKHPQGQEADAQAATTLKRLGIDPDRPTIVFVGRITRQKGLPHLLRACEQLPADVQVILCAGAPDTPEIKAEVEGLVAHLRDKRTGVVWIEEMLPRPELIAVLAASDVFVCPSVYEPLGIVNLEAMAVGLPVVGSATGGIPDVIVDGETGLLVPIEQVQDGTGTPIDPARFEADLAERLTTLVTDTEAAKAMGQAARRRVEEHFAWQAIAQRTMDVYNWVLAQG
- a CDS encoding SixA phosphatase family protein codes for the protein MRRLVLVRHSKASHDAVTDLERPLTPKGTALAGLLAKELRKRLETTDLLLVSPAARARETARPIRDRLEPTDTLVREEIYNLGPNGILKVLAEDGADARTVVVVGHEPTISVLAHILHDTDDDLASQISFGVPTATAVIIDVPGTWADLEPKGARIREIFTARKRD
- the serB gene encoding phosphoserine phosphatase SerB codes for the protein MSDTSRHRAGDSAELSGALSEGPLVTEGPGLLVMDVDSTLIEQEVIELIAERAGTRELVAEVTARAMRGELDFAASLRERVATLAGVPQGVFEEVLAEVRPTQGAAELIETLHARGCRVGVVSGGFEEVVVPLAERLGIDHVAANRLEVEEGRLTGRVLGRIVDRQEKVRCLLTWARQDGVPMERTIAVGDGANDLGMLEAAGLGVAFCAKPVVVEQADAAIHARDLRAVLQLIGG
- a CDS encoding SDR family oxidoreductase produces the protein MNEETEPSISRSVVVTGASRGIGEAVTKAFLAQGDRVAGISRSGEAPDGALALAADVTDPAALAAALAAATEAHGPIEVLVASAGINRESLAARTSSQMWDEVISADLTGTFNTVRAVTPAMMRARKGRIVLVSSAIAARGGVGLSAYGAAKGGVEGLTRSLARELAPRGITVNAVAPGFVTTAMTASLPDHIRTAYLEQIPLGRFADVTDIAGPVLFLASPAAAYVTGAILGVDGGLGMGR
- the dusB gene encoding tRNA dihydrouridine synthase DusB, which encodes MSETSPRLPDACASGRAPAPLRIGPLVVPTPVELAPMAGVTNASFRRLCREMAEAALPESLRPSHPGPLPTPDGGLLAPAGLYVTEMVTTRALVERNERTLAMVRTDPAERVRSIQLYGVDPATVGAAVRILVEEDLADHIDLNFGCPVPKVTRKGGGAALPWKRDLLAAILTEAVRASEAAVHAVGRARQVPVTMKMRLGIDEEHETFLDAARAADNAGIAAVALHARSARQHYSGQARWEEIARLKEATDLPVLGNGDIWLGDDAVHMMEDTGCDGVVVGRGCQGRPWLFADIVSAMHGSPARTRPDLDSVIEVIRRHGRMLAEEMGEDRGVRDLRKHVGWYLKGYPVGGAARADLMGIRSLDELDAGLARMRARLPEVVDYPGDIVEGPRGRAGSPKTPRLPDGWLDSPTLDAAHREMLSQAESDVSGG